TATCTGTTTTTGCGCAAGGGTTTCAGCCGGGTCCGGCATGTGCCGGTGCAACTGAGCGATCCCAAAAAGCCGCTCGGAACGCATCTCTTCACTTACGTGCACCCTAGCGACGGGAGCGACCCGGGCTGGGTCGGCATCAGCCTCGAGGGCGAGGACTCCAAGGAGGTGCTCGACCGGATCACGATCCCTGAGGATATGCAGGAAGAGATCGCCGGCGGCTTGACGTCGGGTGCCTCGTTTATCGTCGCCGATGTCGCTAAGCATTCGTCTGTCCTGCCCGAGGGAGACGATTTCATCGTCCGGACCAACGACTCGGCAAAGTCCAACGTGGTCGCGGAGAAGGCCAAGGCCGAGCAGCGTAAACTTGCGCGCCAGCGGGCTGCCGCGCAGAGAGAGCGTGTCGCAGAGCGCGAAGTGCGGCGTCGTGGGATATTCAGCCAGCAGAGGGCGAGGACCAGGAGCCCGGTATCTTCCCCGCGCGGATTCGGCCTCTTCCGGCGCGGTCGCTAGGCAACGGTCCTAGCATCCGGCCGCATGCTCTAGGTTTGGCTTTTAGCGCTGGTCCCGGAATTCTCGTATTCTTCGCGCAAGCGGCGTCTGAGCAGCTTGCCGTTCGGCCCTTTCGGTAGCGTCTCGACTTGCGTGTAGATGCGCGGGCACTTGTAGCGCGCGAGCTTTTCCGCCGCGTGCCGCTCGATATCCGCCAGATCGACAGGCCCGTGCGGAACATAGAACGCCGCGATCACCGTCGTGTCCGCCTTGACCAGTACCTCGACGGCGGCGCTCTCGGCGATGGCGGGGTGGGCGTTGAGAACGTTCTCGACTTCCAGCGGCGAGACCCGGATCCCGCCGGCATTCATCATGTCGTCGGCGCGTCCGAGATAGGTGAGCGCACCGTCCGGCGCCATGCTCACAAGGTCGCCCGTTAAGAACCACTCGCCGTCGAAGCGGGCTGCCGTCTCCGCCTCGGCGTTCCAATAGAACAGCATCACGCCGGGGTCGCGGCGCGAGACGCTGAGCACGCCGGGTTCGCCGCGGGCAACGCAGCCGTTATCACCAAGCACGGCGATCCGCCGTCCGGTTTGCGGAAACCCCAGCGTTCCTGGAGGAGCCGGGTGGGCCGGACTGCCCGAAACGAAGGTGGAGCATTCGGACATGCCGAACGCCTCGAAGATCGGCGTGCCCGTGGCCTCTTCCCACGCCGCCCGCGTCGCGTCCGGCAGCTTCTCGCCGGCCGACAGGCCATGGCGAAGCGCGGCGGAACGGCTGGGCGGCGTGCGGAGAAGTTGCCGGTAGACCCCTGGCGAGGCCGCGAACATCGTGGTCTCGTGCGCGCCGATGAGCGCGCCGAGCTGGTCGGACGTGACGCCTTTTGCGGGGATCAGAGAGGTGGCGCCGCGCGACCAGGGGTCCAGCAATCCCGTCCCCAGTGTGTAGGTCCAGTTGAACGAGCCCGCATGCATCAGCCTGTCGTTTTCGGTCAGGCCGTACCAGCCTTCCCACATCATGCGGCGCGCCCAGATGGCACGATGGGCGTGGGTGACCGCGCGCGGACTGCCCGATGTGCCGGACGTGTAGATGATGTAGGCGGGACGGCTCGGGTCGCCGAGCGCGTAATCAGCCGGGGGCAGCTGGTATAGTTCCCGAAAGTCTTCCTCTCCGAGAATTGGGCAGGGCGGGGCCGCAGGCACGGCGATCCCGGCGCCGGCGACGATCAGCCGGGGCGAGACGTCTTCGCAAATTTGCGAAACCTCGTCGGCTGTCAGCAGCGCGGAGGTCGGAACGGGAATGATGTCGGCGGCAAGCGCCGCCAGGTAGCAGATGGGAAACTCGACGCTGTTGCCGAGACGCATAAGCAGCCGGTCACCGGGCTCAAGCCCTTGTTCCTTGAGACCCGTTGCCGCGCCGAGCACAGCCGACTCCAGGGCCCCATAGGTCCAGGTCTCCGCGCCATCGGGTGAAACCACGGAAAGCGCTGTTTTCTCGCTGAGTTCGCCCGCCCGGGACAGGACATAGGCCGCCAGGTTGAACGGTTCGGGGCAGGGAGGCGGAGGGCCCTGATCGAAAATCGCATCCATGCGAGGCCTGCTACGCGCTTCGTCCGTTCCGTGCAAGTCTTCCGCGTCGCTGTTCGGCGCGGTCTCGACATCGGCGGCGGGTCAAGCCTCGAGCGTTAGAATGAGTGTCGACAGCGGCGGCAAGGTCAGCTTCACGGAGTAGGGGCGCCCATGGCAACGCACCTTGTCGGCCTTCACCGCTCCAAGATTGCCGACGCCGGAGCCGCCATAAAGCTTGCAGTCCGTGTTGATCCGTTCGAGCCAGCGTCCTGCGGACGGCACGCCCACGCGGTAGTTCTCGCGCGGCACCGGGGTGAAATTGCAGACCACGAGTGCGGGCGCATCGCCGTCATTCCCCAGGCGCAGGAAGGAAATCACGCTTGCTTCGTTGTCGGTCGTGTCGACCCATTCGAAGCCGCGCGCTTCCGTGTCGTAGACGTGTAAGGCGGGCGTCTCGCGGTAGAGCTTATTGAGATCGCCAATGAGCTTCTGCACGCCCCCGTGCATGCCGTCGGCGAGCAAGTGCCAATCGAGACTCTGGTCGTGGTTCCACTCGGCCTCTTGCGCGAACTCGCCGCCCATGAAGAGAAGCTTCTTGCCCGGATGCCCCCACATGAAACCGAAATAGGCGCGCAGGTTCGCGAACTTCTGCCAGCGGTCGCCGGGCATTTTGTTGAGGAGCGAGCCCTTGCCGTGCACGACCTCGTCATGGGATAGCGGCAGCACGAAGTTTTCCGAGTAGGCATAGAGCAAGCCGAAAGTGAGCTTGTCTTGATGATGACTGCGATGGACCGGCTCGTTCTGCATGTAGACCAGAGTGTCGTGCATCCAGCCCATATTCCATTTGAAGCCGAAGCCGAGCCCGCCGACATAGGTCGGCCGCGAGACGCCGGGCCAGGCGGTCGACTCTTCGGCGACCGTCGTCGCGCCGGGCTCTTGTGCGAACACGAGCTCGTTCAAGCGCTTCAGGAAGGCGATGGCCTCGAGATTCTCGTTGCCGCCGAACTTGTTGGGAATCCACTCGCCGTCCTCGCGGCTGTAGTCGAGGTAGAGCATCGAGGCGACCGCATCCACGCGCAGTCCGTCGATCCCGAACCGTTCCATCCAGAACAGCGCGTTGGCCAGGAGGAAGTTCATCACTTCGCGGCGGCCGTAATTGTAGATCAGCGTGTTCCAATCTTTGTGGAAGCCGAGCCGCGGGTCTTCGTGCTCGTAAAGAGCCGTGCCGTCGAACCGGCCGAGCCCGTGGGCGTCCGTCGGGAAGTGGGCCGAGACCCAGTCGACCATGACGCCGATACCGGCGGCATGAAACCGCGCGACGAAATCTGAGAAGTCTTCCGGCGTACCGAAGCGCGAGGTGGGTGCAAACAGACCGATGGGCTGATAGCCCCAGGATCCGTCGAACGGAAACTCGCTCACCGGCATCAGCTCGATGTGGGTGAAGCCAAGCTTTTGCACGTAGGGAATGAGCTTGTCGGCAAGTTCGGCGTAGGACAGGTAGTCATTGCCGGGTCCGCGCATCCACGACCCCAGATGAACCTCGTAAATCGAGATGGGCGCGTGAATGTTCTGAGCCGCTTCCCGGTTTTTTCGCCACGCGCCGCCGCCGGCCGGGCGTCGGGGCATCGGATGAACGATGGAGGCCGTGGCGGGCGGGAGCTCCTGCTGGAAGCCGAACGGATCCGACTTCAGCGGCAACAGTTCGTTGCCGGGCCCGAGAATCTCGTATTTGTAGAGCGCACCGGCTTCGAGACCCGGCACGAAGATCTCCCAGACGCCCGCCTCGGGCCGCTTGCGCATGACATGACGGCGGCCGTCCCATTCGTTGAACGGGCCGACCACGCTGACACGGGCGGCATTGGGCGCCCAGACGGCAAAGCCGACACCCTCGACGCCCTCGTGCCGGATGAGATGGGCGCCGAGCTTCTCGTAGAGCCGCAAATGAGTGCCTTCACCCAACAGATGCAAATCCAGTTCGCCGAGGATTGGACCGAACCGGTACGAGTCGTCGATTTCTTCCGTCTCGCCGTCGCGCACACAGCGCTTGAGATAGGCGCTCGTGAAGGTCATCGGCACTTTGGCGCCGTAAAATCCCGCCTCGTGCAGGCGGACGAGTGGAATTTCCTCGCCCGTCTCCGGATCGAAAGCGCTGACGGAGTCCACGTCGGGCAGAAAGGCGCGGACCGATGCGCCGTCGCGGGAGCGCTTCAGCCCGAGCACCGCGAATGGATTGCCGTGCTCACCGCGCGCAATGGCGTCCATGTCGGCTTGGCTCGGCATCCAGCTCTTGCGAGGCAAAGGAATGTTGGAGGTCGGGGCGGGTCGCGGCACGATAGGATCTTTCACGGGTTCTACGATCTTGGGCTTAGGATTTCATGTGGACTAGGTAAGGATGACGATACTGCGGCGCACGAGACGATCTCGGCCCAACAGTTGTGTATCGTCTAGCTGTCCGTACGAGACAGCCTCGCGCGTAAGCGCTCTACGTCGCTCAACGCGATACGGCGTGGGCCCGACTCAATCAAGCCCTGATTGGCGATATTCCGCAGAAGCCGCGCGATGACCTCTCAGCGGGTGCGCAAATGATATGCGATTCCGATGCGCCTCAGGCCCAGCGGCCGGCCGCCGCGCGGTCTGCAAACCAGAGCACGTCCCCTAGCGCACGGATATGGGAGGCAGGGAAAGTTTCATCGCCGGACAGAATCTTGTCGAGGACCTCGCGCTTACTTTCGCCGGAGACGAGAAAGGCGACGATTTCGCTCGCGTTGATCGCCGGATAGGTGAGTGTGACGCGTTCCTCCACCCGGCCCTTGGGCACCGGCGCCACCCAGCGATCGCGCACCCGCAGCACCGGTTCGTGCGGCAGGAGCGACGCGGTGTGGCCGTCATCGCCGAGGCCGAGCAGCGTGATGTTCAACAGCGGCTTGCCGGGCTGAAGCGTGTCGGCCCCGTAGAGGCCCTGCAGCATCGCCTCGTAGTCCCGCGCGGCCTCGTCGAGCGTGACGCCGTCTGTCTTCACCGGGTGCACATTCTGCGGCGGGACAGGCACGTGATCGAGAAACGCCGCCCGGGCCATGCCGTAATTGCTGGCGGGGTCGGAAGGCGGCACGAAGCGCTCGTCGCCGAGGATCCAGTGAACCCGGTCCCAGGGCATCACCGACTTGACTGGCTCCTGGGCGAGGAGCTCGTAGAGCGGCTTCGGGGTATTGCCGCCGGACAAGGCGACGATCGTCCGCCCGGATCGCGCCGCCGCATGCTCGCAAAGAAACTTCGCGCCCTTGTGCGCCAGATCGGCGGCGTCCTCGCAAATCCGCAATGTGCCAAATGCCGGTGTCATATCGCCTGCCTCTTCTTGCTCAACGGTCGGGACACGATAGGGGCAGAAAGTGACACGTGCCGCAACCGTGCGTTGGGAAGATGCTTAGGACGCTTTCCCGGTTTCGACACCGCACGTCGACTCGCTATAGGGTGAGCCGCGCCCGGATCGATCCGAGGGACCTCTATGACCCAAGACATCGTCATCGCCGCGTCGATCTTGTCCGCCGATTTTGCCAAGCTCGGGGAAGAGGTTCGGGCGGTCGACCGCGCCGGCGCCGATTGGATTCACATCGACATCATGGACGGCCACTTCGTGCCGAACATCACCATGGGGCCGAATATTGTGAAGGCGATCCGGCCATACACACAGAAACCATTCGACGTTCATCTCATGATCGCGCCGTGTGATCCCTATCTCGAAGACTTTGCCGAGGCCGGGGCGGATATGGTGACCGTGCATGCGGAAGCCGGACCGCATCTCGACC
This genomic window from Methyloceanibacter caenitepidi contains:
- a CDS encoding class I adenylate-forming enzyme family protein, translating into MDAIFDQGPPPPCPEPFNLAAYVLSRAGELSEKTALSVVSPDGAETWTYGALESAVLGAATGLKEQGLEPGDRLLMRLGNSVEFPICYLAALAADIIPVPTSALLTADEVSQICEDVSPRLIVAGAGIAVPAAPPCPILGEEDFRELYQLPPADYALGDPSRPAYIIYTSGTSGSPRAVTHAHRAIWARRMMWEGWYGLTENDRLMHAGSFNWTYTLGTGLLDPWSRGATSLIPAKGVTSDQLGALIGAHETTMFAASPGVYRQLLRTPPSRSAALRHGLSAGEKLPDATRAAWEEATGTPIFEAFGMSECSTFVSGSPAHPAPPGTLGFPQTGRRIAVLGDNGCVARGEPGVLSVSRRDPGVMLFYWNAEAETAARFDGEWFLTGDLVSMAPDGALTYLGRADDMMNAGGIRVSPLEVENVLNAHPAIAESAAVEVLVKADTTVIAAFYVPHGPVDLADIERHAAEKLARYKCPRIYTQVETLPKGPNGKLLRRRLREEYENSGTSAKSQT
- the glgB gene encoding 1,4-alpha-glucan branching protein GlgB, whose protein sequence is MPSQADMDAIARGEHGNPFAVLGLKRSRDGASVRAFLPDVDSVSAFDPETGEEIPLVRLHEAGFYGAKVPMTFTSAYLKRCVRDGETEEIDDSYRFGPILGELDLHLLGEGTHLRLYEKLGAHLIRHEGVEGVGFAVWAPNAARVSVVGPFNEWDGRRHVMRKRPEAGVWEIFVPGLEAGALYKYEILGPGNELLPLKSDPFGFQQELPPATASIVHPMPRRPAGGGAWRKNREAAQNIHAPISIYEVHLGSWMRGPGNDYLSYAELADKLIPYVQKLGFTHIELMPVSEFPFDGSWGYQPIGLFAPTSRFGTPEDFSDFVARFHAAGIGVMVDWVSAHFPTDAHGLGRFDGTALYEHEDPRLGFHKDWNTLIYNYGRREVMNFLLANALFWMERFGIDGLRVDAVASMLYLDYSREDGEWIPNKFGGNENLEAIAFLKRLNELVFAQEPGATTVAEESTAWPGVSRPTYVGGLGFGFKWNMGWMHDTLVYMQNEPVHRSHHQDKLTFGLLYAYSENFVLPLSHDEVVHGKGSLLNKMPGDRWQKFANLRAYFGFMWGHPGKKLLFMGGEFAQEAEWNHDQSLDWHLLADGMHGGVQKLIGDLNKLYRETPALHVYDTEARGFEWVDTTDNEASVISFLRLGNDGDAPALVVCNFTPVPRENYRVGVPSAGRWLERINTDCKLYGGSGVGNLGAVKADKVRCHGRPYSVKLTLPPLSTLILTLEA
- the pgl gene encoding 6-phosphogluconolactonase; this encodes MTPAFGTLRICEDAADLAHKGAKFLCEHAAARSGRTIVALSGGNTPKPLYELLAQEPVKSVMPWDRVHWILGDERFVPPSDPASNYGMARAAFLDHVPVPPQNVHPVKTDGVTLDEAARDYEAMLQGLYGADTLQPGKPLLNITLLGLGDDGHTASLLPHEPVLRVRDRWVAPVPKGRVEERVTLTYPAINASEIVAFLVSGESKREVLDKILSGDETFPASHIRALGDVLWFADRAAAGRWA